TCCAATTTGCACCATGCCACATTCCACCAATTGCCATGGTGATTAAAAGATTTCTATACGTCAGTAATTTCCCAAAGCGATTACCACCCAACGAGACGTAGAGATAATCTTTTAACCATGAAGACAAAGTAATATGCCATCTTTGCCAGAATTCAGTTATCGAACGTGCTTTATATGGTGAATTAAAATTTTGAGGAAACTGAATATTCATCATCAAACCCAAACCCACGGCCATGTCTGAATAACCACTGAAATCAAAGTAAAGTTGCATTGTGTAACCAAGCATAGCCAAAACGGCCTCCGTGTTTGAAGCCGATGACATATTAGTTACAAGTGGTGAAACAATGAGAGCCAAAAGATCTGCGATAAGAATTTTTTTAGACAAGCCGAGAATAAAAAATGCGCAACCTCTCCAAAAATTATCAGCAGTGAAATTATAAGTTTTACTATCTTCAAGCTGCGGAACAATTTGATTGTGCCTTACAAGGGGCCCAGAAATTTGATGAGGGAATAAAGTCACATAACTTGCAAATGAAAGTAACCTTGCATGTGCTGTGGAGGTTCCTCGATAAACATCGATAACATATGAAAGTGACTGAAATGTATAAAAAGAAATTCCAATGGGCAATACAAGCGCCAACGTTGGAAGTACCGTGCTTGCGCCCGTTAACACATCTAGTACTTCATTAAGTGTTCCAGCAAAAAAATTATAATATTTAAAAAACCCAAGTACTGAAAAATTAGTTACAAGTGAAACTATTAAAAGTCTTTTTTTGATTTTTAATTCTTTTGTATTAAAAATTTTCTTCGCTAAATAAAAATCAAGAATTACTGTGAATAAAAGCAAAAAAACGTACTTAGTACTCCAATAGGCATAAAAGACAACACTCGATAGGAATAGAAAAAATAGCTGCGCCCTTGGGTTTTTAATCAGGTAATACCCAAGCAAAGTGATGGGCAAAAATACAAAAATGAAGACATATGAATTAAAGAGCATTTCTTATTATTAATAGAGTGGATTTGGGGTGTCTATGACAGAAATTCTTGCCCAAAAGCCACCTTCTATGGGAGAAAGTGATTCAAAATCATTATCGCAAGTGTCTGGCCCCAGTGGTCAGCTTTTAAGGAGTTATAAAATGGAACAAACTTTCAGTATTATTAAGCCCAATGGTGTGAAAAAAAACGTTATTGGCAAAGTCATTGATCGTTTCGAATCAAGCGGTCTAACAATTGCTGCGGCAAAACTAGCACACCTTGATCGCGCAAAAGCAGAGGGTTTCTACGCAGAACATAAAGAACGCCCCTTCTTTGGTGAACTTGTACAATTTATGACTTCTGGCCCGGTTCTATTAATGGTTCTTCAAGGTGAAAACGCCGTTGAAAAAAATCGCAAAATCATGGGCGCAACTGATCCTAAAAAAGCTGATCCCGGCACCATTCGACGTGATCTAGGTGATAGCATGGGTGAGAATACCGTTCATGGCTCTGATAGTCTCGCAAGCGCTAAGCGCGAAATTGCTTTTTTCTTTGAACCAAACGAACTTGTCAACGCTCGATAAAAATTCAGAAATCACAGTGCCCATCGCTTCTCTCTCATACGGAGGAAGCGGTGTGGGCCGCTATAATAATTTTGTTATTTTCACACCCTACACGGCACCCGGCGATGTCGCGCGCGTGCGTATACTCAATCACAAAAAAAGCTACGCTGAAGCAGAACTAATATCTATCGAGGCGCCATCGAGTTCTCGAGTAAATCCCCCATGCCCCGTTTTTATGAAATGCGGGGGCTGTCAATGGCAGCATGTGACCTATCAAGAACAATTAAAACAAAAACAACTCATCGTTGAACATGCGCTCAATCGCATTGCTCACGAAAGCGATATTGAAATTTTACCGATTATCCCCTCACCTCAAGAATTTCATTACCGAAACCGCGCACAATTTCGTGCCGAGGGAAAAACCGTGGGGTTTTATCAAAAAAAATCTCACAATATAATCGAATTTGAAAAATGCCTTATCATCGATGAAAAACTTAACGAAGAATTGGCAAAAATTAAAAATGAACGCATCAATACTCCATCAGAAAAAACAGACAAGATTGAAGTATTTTTATCTCAGAAAAATGCAGTCATTCGCTCACTCAATCATGCACATGGCGAAGAATCGGGGTTTTCTCAAGTAAACACTCAGCAAAATGAACAAATGCTCAAATATGTTGCCGATCTTTTAGGAACACCTGGTCAAATCGCCACCGATAATAGCTTCGCGGGCAATCTCTTGGATCTTTACTGTGGAAATGGCAATTTCTCCCTACCCTTAAACAAAAAAGGATGGCGCATTCACGGAATCGATAACAATCGGTCAGCCATTCAAGCAGCTCGCGAAACAGCAAGCCAAAGCGCATTTTTTTCTCCAGAAGATTGCACTTTAGGAGTGACGAAATTAGCCTCTCAAAATCGAAAATTCGAAGTGATTCTCATAGACCCGCCCCGCGTCGGAGCCGATGAACGCATATGGACATCTTTGGCAAAATTAGCGGCACCAAAAATTGTGTATGTGAGTTGTAACCCCACCACTTTTGCTCGTGATTGGGCTCGCCTTAAGCAAACTGCCCCCTACAAACTCATCAGCATTCAACCCTTTGATATGTTCCCTCAGACTTTTCATGTGGAATTAGTCGCTACAGCGGTGCTTCAAAAATAATTCAAGTATTGAAATTCACTTGTTTTTATTGAGTCCGTTTGCTAGCAATTAATGATGATTAAAAAGCTTCTTCTCGCACTTCTCTTCATGGGATTGATCAGCTGTTCCTCTAGTTCACTTCGTAAAGAACAAGCTCAGTTGCATTTAAAAATTGGAACCAGCCATTTGATGAAGGGCCACTACCCCCAAGCACTTAAAGTACTACTCGAAGCAGAGAAACTTGACCCTGAAGATCCGGTTATTCAAAACAATTTGGGCTTGGCTTATTTTGTACGCAAAGAATACGAGTTAGCGCTCACACACATGAACAAAGCCTTACAACTTAACCCCAAGTACAGTGATGCGAGAAATAATCTTGGACGTGTTTATATTGAACTCACACGCTATGATGCCGCAATTCTTGAGTTAAACACAGTTACAAAAGATCTCACTTACCCAACGCCAGAAAAAGCCTATGTTAATTTGGGGCTAGCGCATCTGAAAAAAAACGACACAAACCATGCACTACAAAGCTTCAAAAAAGCCATGGAAGCTAACAATCGATTTTGCCCAGGGCATAATTATTATGGACAAGCGCTCTTTCAGCTTCAAAAATATGAAGCTGCTGCCGACGCGTTTGAAAATGCACTTAAACTCTGCAACAATAATTACGACGAAGCCCATTACTACACAGGACTTTGTTATTATAAATTAGGGCAAAGAGAAAAAGCTAAGGCTCGTTTAGAAGAAGTGGTTAAGCTTTACCCAGATAGTGAATATTCAGGTAAGGCAAAATCAATGCTTAAAATTATTCAATAGGAAGATTACATGAAAGACATAGGACAACTTCTTAAAGACAAACGCGAGTCACTTAAAATTTCTCTTGAAGAAGTTTCAGTAGCAACAAAAATTGGTTTCAAGATATTACAAGCTATTGAAGATGGAGATCTTAGTAAACTTCCCGCAAAACCATTTATTCGCGGATTCATTCAGTCATATGCAAAATATTTAGGTCTCGATGTTACTGACATACTTGCACTTTTTCAGTCATCAATGAAGACCACAAAACCCGTAACTTCCCAATCAAATAATTTATCTTGTCCAAGCTCAGCAGCAACAAAGCAACGAGAAACAGCAGAAGATATTGAAAAAAACTTACCTGGCAGTGGGCGAAATATTTTAGCAATTGTTGCAATCGTTTTAACTATTATTGGAATTATCGCCATACAAAGAGTGCTTAATCAACGCGAAGAAGAAATGCGTTCGGGCGAAGTTCAAGCAATTACCGGCAGCGATGCGCCACTTAATATTTCATCGGCACCGTCAGCAAACACAAGTCCCGGCGTCGAAGCCGCAGCTTCACCAGGCGCAAGTGTGACGGAATCATCGGCACCAACTGTCGTGGCTATTAGTTCGCCATCACCATCAGCTGTGCTATCACCGTCACCGATATCGTCGCCATCACCTTCACCCAAAGCAACTCCAACACCTAAGCCTTCACCATCAGCAAGTCCATCGGCCTCACCATCAGCTTCACCATCGGCAACTCCAGCAGCGTCTGCATCACCCGCTGAAGTAGCCGTTCCCCAAGAAATTATTGTTGAAGCACTTGATATGGTCACCGTGAAAATCAATGTCGACGGTGCAGCGGCAAAGGAAGTCAGCATGAATGCCGATCAAATTCAAACATTCAAAGCAAAACGCAAGATCACACTCAGCATCGAAAATGGTGGGGCAATTAGCATTATCCATAATGGTCGCGAATTAGGTGTTCCAGGAAATCTAGGTCAGCCAAAAACAATGGTTTTTGGAAAATGACGTTATGGCAAATTTGGTGGCTTGCACTTGCTATCAAAACTATTTTGCTGCCAATTATCCCAATTACACCTGATGAAGCATATTACTTCGCATGGTCACGTCATCTTGCCTTAAGTTATTTTGATCATCCGCCCTTTATCTCATGGATCATGACAGTAGCTCAACCTCTCTGGAAAACCGCCGTCGGTATTCGCTGGCCCGGAGTAATACTCATTCATCTTGGCTATATTCCCTGGATTTTTATGTTACGAAGGCTCGGTTTTTCTGAACGTGCACAAATTTTTTGGATGATCTCTCTTCTACTTGGCCCACTTACCGGACTTGGTGGATTTGTCATCACACCCGACGTTCCATTAACATTTTTTTGGAGCTTAGGAATGTTAGCACTACTTTGGATATTTGATAAGCCCACCGTTTCAAGATGGCTGCTTCTCGGAGTAATCGTAGGGCTTGGGATGCTTTCAAAGTACGTCATGGTTTTATTTGTTCCATGCATGCTTGCGTGGATGTTTTGGGATAACAAAGCTCATGAGCTTAAAAAACCTGGAATTTGGCTAGCAGGAATTGTTTCGATCATAACTTTTTCGCCTGTCCTAATTTGGAATTATCAAAATGATTTTGCTTCATTTTTATTTCAAGCCAAGCACGGCCTTGAGAGCACTGCCATTCAATGGAAAATGCCCGTTGAATATCTGAGCACTCAATTTGCGATGATTAATCCACTTTTATTTTTTGTCGCCTATTCGTCACTTCGCAAACGTTGGGACAAACAAAAACTTTTATTTGTTTTTGCGATAATTCCATTTGCATTTTTTTTCATGACATCATTTCGTGCACGGGTCGAA
This genomic stretch from Oligoflexia bacterium harbors:
- a CDS encoding MBOAT family O-acyltransferase; translated protein: MLLFTVILDFYLAKKIFNTKELKIKKRLLIVSLVTNFSVLGFFKYYNFFAGTLNEVLDVLTGASTVLPTLALVLPIGISFYTFQSLSYVIDVYRGTSTAHARLLSFASYVTLFPHQISGPLVRHNQIVPQLEDSKTYNFTADNFWRGCAFFILGLSKKILIADLLALIVSPLVTNMSSASNTEAVLAMLGYTMQLYFDFSGYSDMAVGLGLMMNIQFPQNFNSPYKARSITEFWQRWHITLSSWLKDYLYVSLGGNRFGKLLTYRNLLITMAIGGMWHGANWTFFAWGLFHGIILCTERFFKDRNWNLLNNNTVKWMFTFLLVNLGWIFFRAPDFSTAFLWLQKVFLLNGDLTWDVLSLPERHKDRFFIALALSVLLAFFSKNTWEINLKPSRVTALVLGLLFAVCLMYMGDESPFLYFQF
- the ndk gene encoding nucleoside-diphosphate kinase, with translation MEQTFSIIKPNGVKKNVIGKVIDRFESSGLTIAAAKLAHLDRAKAEGFYAEHKERPFFGELVQFMTSGPVLLMVLQGENAVEKNRKIMGATDPKKADPGTIRRDLGDSMGENTVHGSDSLASAKREIAFFFEPNELVNAR
- a CDS encoding class I SAM-dependent RNA methyltransferase, encoding MSTLDKNSEITVPIASLSYGGSGVGRYNNFVIFTPYTAPGDVARVRILNHKKSYAEAELISIEAPSSSRVNPPCPVFMKCGGCQWQHVTYQEQLKQKQLIVEHALNRIAHESDIEILPIIPSPQEFHYRNRAQFRAEGKTVGFYQKKSHNIIEFEKCLIIDEKLNEELAKIKNERINTPSEKTDKIEVFLSQKNAVIRSLNHAHGEESGFSQVNTQQNEQMLKYVADLLGTPGQIATDNSFAGNLLDLYCGNGNFSLPLNKKGWRIHGIDNNRSAIQAARETASQSAFFSPEDCTLGVTKLASQNRKFEVILIDPPRVGADERIWTSLAKLAAPKIVYVSCNPTTFARDWARLKQTAPYKLISIQPFDMFPQTFHVELVATAVLQK
- a CDS encoding tetratricopeptide repeat protein encodes the protein MIKKLLLALLFMGLISCSSSSLRKEQAQLHLKIGTSHLMKGHYPQALKVLLEAEKLDPEDPVIQNNLGLAYFVRKEYELALTHMNKALQLNPKYSDARNNLGRVYIELTRYDAAILELNTVTKDLTYPTPEKAYVNLGLAHLKKNDTNHALQSFKKAMEANNRFCPGHNYYGQALFQLQKYEAAADAFENALKLCNNNYDEAHYYTGLCYYKLGQREKAKARLEEVVKLYPDSEYSGKAKSMLKIIQ
- a CDS encoding helix-turn-helix domain-containing protein, whose amino-acid sequence is MKDIGQLLKDKRESLKISLEEVSVATKIGFKILQAIEDGDLSKLPAKPFIRGFIQSYAKYLGLDVTDILALFQSSMKTTKPVTSQSNNLSCPSSAATKQRETAEDIEKNLPGSGRNILAIVAIVLTIIGIIAIQRVLNQREEEMRSGEVQAITGSDAPLNISSAPSANTSPGVEAAASPGASVTESSAPTVVAISSPSPSAVLSPSPISSPSPSPKATPTPKPSPSASPSASPSASPSATPAASASPAEVAVPQEIIVEALDMVTVKINVDGAAAKEVSMNADQIQTFKAKRKITLSIENGGAISIIHNGRELGVPGNLGQPKTMVFGK
- a CDS encoding glycosyltransferase family 39 protein, whose product is MTLWQIWWLALAIKTILLPIIPITPDEAYYFAWSRHLALSYFDHPPFISWIMTVAQPLWKTAVGIRWPGVILIHLGYIPWIFMLRRLGFSERAQIFWMISLLLGPLTGLGGFVITPDVPLTFFWSLGMLALLWIFDKPTVSRWLLLGVIVGLGMLSKYVMVLFVPCMLAWMFWDNKAHELKKPGIWLAGIVSIITFSPVLIWNYQNDFASFLFQAKHGLESTAIQWKMPVEYLSTQFAMINPLLFFVAYSSLRKRWDKQKLLFVFAIIPFAFFFMTSFRARVEANWPVCGYPSLLAFYAMVFDYTAERERWTKWVKMSLGIAGVFCILIITHTVHPWLPIRKDKDHTEITREWTPDIQAVKNLRPLYTRSYQMAAFHSYYRPAEDEAFKIKGIDRLDVYDFLPESLPSQKGYVILKADDKLPEIIEKNYTLQNPTLLPSNLVVFEIIPK